The genomic region TAGCAAACATTTAATTTAAAATTTAAAGTTAGTAGGTGTCATCTATTAGTTTGCATTATAAATGGTTAAAATTAATTATTTTAAATATCATAATTTAATCTTTCAAAATTCATTATCACCAAGTGGGGTAGATATAGTCGTTCTACAATTAAATGATATTTAACTTCCAAATTAATGTTAAATGATTTTAAACGAGATACGAGTTATACAATGTGCACGGTGAAATTGTGGATGAGTATTTATTGTTCTTTATAATTATTGCCACAGTGTTTATTGTCCCTAATTTATTGAGGAAGTTTAACGTTCCCGCTATAACATCAATTATGTTGGCAGGTATTTTAATAGGACCATATGGTTTAAATATTCTCCAAATTGATGAAACTTTAAAGATATTTTCTTCATTTGGAGCGATATTTTTGATGTTCTTGGCTGGTTTGGAAGTTGATAATGAAACTTTGAGGGAAGAGTTTAAGAACTCTATGGTTGTTAGTTTATTTTCCCTCATAATTCCTGGTGTTGGGGGATACTTTGTTGGAAAATATTTGGGGCTTGGATTTACTGGAAGTTTGTTATATTCAGTTATATTTGCCTCCCATTCTGTTGGAATTGTCTATGCATTAATGGATGAACTTAAAATGGTTAAAACAAAGTTGGGAACGATGATGTTGAGTGCAACTATATTGATTGATTTAATTACATTGATATTATTATCTATCGTTATCAAGTTGAGTGAAACAAATGCAATAACATCAGACATCTGGATGTTTTTAATTTCAACGGCATTATACATTGGGGGGTTGTTGTTGGCTATCCCTTACCTATCAAAAATCATATTCAAAAACTTTGAAAAACTCCACATTCAGAGAATTCATTTTGTACTGTTCATTATATTAATTTCTATATTAATCGGGGAGATTTTGGGGTTACATCCAATCGTTGGGGCATTTATAACTGGTGTTGCCGTTAGTGAGGCATTGACTAAAGAAGAGCATGATGAGTTATTAAACAAAAACTTAAATGCTATTGGTTATGGGTTCTTTATACCAATATTCTTCTTAGTTTTGGGTATGGAGACAAATGTAGGGGTTATATTTAACTTAAACAATTTAGGACTTGTATTGGTAACGATTATCAGTGCTGTGTTGTTAAAATTGACTTCTGGATTAATATCATTGAGAATTTTGGGTTATGATAAGATGAAGAGTTTTGTTGGTTCTTTATTAACAGTTCCAAAAAT from Methanotorris formicicus Mc-S-70 harbors:
- a CDS encoding cation:proton antiporter, which produces MDEYLLFFIIIATVFIVPNLLRKFNVPAITSIMLAGILIGPYGLNILQIDETLKIFSSFGAIFLMFLAGLEVDNETLREEFKNSMVVSLFSLIIPGVGGYFVGKYLGLGFTGSLLYSVIFASHSVGIVYALMDELKMVKTKLGTMMLSATILIDLITLILLSIVIKLSETNAITSDIWMFLISTALYIGGLLLAIPYLSKIIFKNFEKLHIQRIHFVLFIILISILIGEILGLHPIVGAFITGVAVSEALTKEEHDELLNKNLNAIGYGFFIPIFFLVLGMETNVGVIFNLNNLGLVLVTIISAVLLKLTSGLISLRILGYDKMKSFVGSLLTVPKISASLVAASVGRELGIISDDVFVAIVALSIVTAMITPIGVKSIVVKNVDRFLEND